One window of the Megalops cyprinoides isolate fMegCyp1 chromosome 2, fMegCyp1.pri, whole genome shotgun sequence genome contains the following:
- the LOC118772506 gene encoding cytochrome P450 2J2-like isoform X1: protein MILHTLLEWLDIKGFLLFLFLFLLLADILKNKNPPNFPPGPWPLPFLGNVFTGGDYLTMDKLAEEYGNIFSLRRGSMKVVFISGYKMVKEALIKQGENLSDRPVIPLFHKVFKGLGLALSNGYLWKSQRRFANAHLKHFAEGKKTLEWSIMQECNFLCQALEEEQGGPFDPQFTINNAVSNVISSVVFGRRFDYNDERFQTLLRLDAEAILLAGHMTAQLYDVMPGLMKYLPGPHQTIHSNYAKIVAFLKEEIEKHKENWDPSDPRDYIDTYLGEMERKKDDSEAGFCTETLTVCALDLFEAGTESVSTTLRWGLLFMMKHPEIQKKVQAEIDRVIGQSRQPTMADRPNLPYTDAVVHEIQRMGNVVPLGFPKMANKDTTLGGYFIPKGAMVVTNLSSVLNDKNEWETPDIFNPGHFLDSEGRFRRREAFLPFSAGKRACVGEQLARMELFLYFTSLLQRFTLSPPPGVELDLEGQLGFTLSPKPFKMCFLDR from the exons ATGATTCTACATACATTGCTGGAGTGGCTGGACATTAAGggcttcctgctctttctttttttgttcctgctTCTGGCTGATATTCTGAAGAATAAAAATCCACCTAATTTCCCACCGGGACCCTGGCCATTGCCTTTCCTGGGAAATGTCTTCACTGGCGGTGATTACCTGACAATGGACAAG CTTGCTGAGGAGTATGGCAATATCTTCAGTCTGAGGAGGGGCAGTATGAAGGTGGTGTTTATATCTGGTTACAAAATGGTGAAGGAGGCTTTAATCAAGCAAGGAGAGAACTTGTCAGACCGCCCAGTAATTCCTCTTTTCCATAAAGTGTTTAAAGGACTTG GTTTGGCTTTAAGCAACGGATACCTGTGGAAAAGCCAGAGAAGGTTTGCAAATGCCCACTTGAAGCACTTTGCCGAGGGCAAGAAAACTCTGGAGTGGAGTATTATGCAGGAGTGCAACTTCCTCTGTCAGGCcttggaggaggagcagg GAGGACCCTTCGACCCCCAGTTTACAATAAACAATGCCGTTTCCAATGTCATCTCTTCTGTGGTGTTCGGCCGTCGTTTTGATTACAACGATGAACGTTTCCAGACCCTCCTACGCTTGGATGCCGAAGCCATCCTCTTAGCAGGACATATGACTGCTCAG CTATATGATGTCATGCCGGGACTTATGAAGTATTTGCCAGGACCTCATCAAACCATACACTCAAACTATGCTAAAATTGTTGCTTTTCTAAAAGAAGAAATAGAAAAGCACAAGGAGAACTGGGATCCATCTGATCCACGTGACTACATTGACACCTAtttgggagagatggagagg AAAAAGGATGACAGTGAGGCTGGATTCTGTACAGAGACCCTGACAGTGTGTGCCCTTGACTTGTTTGAGGCTGGGACAGAGTCAGTTTCAACTACCTTGCGCTGGGGCCTCCTGTTCATGATGAAGCACCCAGAGATACAAA AGAAGGTCCAGGCTGAGATAGACAGAGTGATTGGACAGTCACGTCAGCCCACCATGGCTGACAGACCCAACCTGCCCTACACTGATGCTGTGGTCCATGAGATACAGAGGATGGGTAATGTTGTGCCATTGGGCTTTCCAAAAATGGCCAACAAGGATACCACATTAGGGGGATACTTTATACCCAAG GGTGCAATGGTGGTAACAAATCTTTCCTCTGtactgaatgacaaaaatgagtGGGAGACACCAGACATCTTCAATCCAGGACATTTTCTGGATTCTGAGGGCCGGTTTCGGAGAAGGGAAGCATTCCTCCCGTTTTCAGCAG GCAAAAGGGCATGTGTAGGGGAGCAGCTGGCTCGGATGGAGCTGTTCCTCTACTTCACCTCTCTTCTCCAAaggttcactctctctcctccccctggAGTGGAGCTGGATCTTGAAGGCCAGCTTGGGTTCACCCTTTCCCCAAAGCCCTTCAAGATGTGCTTTTTGGATCGCTGA
- the LOC118772499 gene encoding cytochrome P450 2J6-like, protein MTECAMPALSVLSFLEFFDVKFCSVFLVFLIFADILKNKPQKNFPPGPLSLPIVGDLLRIDPFKLHLQMAKFKDQYGDIFSLRLGRRIVVLNGFKLIKEAFVQHGENFVDRSSLPSITDINQNNGLVFSNGYMWKQQRRFALMTLKNFGVGKRSLESSIQVECKWLNEAMGNEQGQPFDPQFTVNNAVSNIICCLVFGDRFEYGDDYFQNLLRLINEVIYLHGSIWAQTYNVVPWIMRRLPGPHQKIFSHSEMLINFVKLKIKEHRGDWDPSAPRDYIDCFLSEMEKVEKDVEAGFNEENLCICTLDLFVVGSETTSTTLYWALLYMIKYPDVQEKVQAEIDRVIGPQRQPFMADRANMPYTDAVIHEIQRMGNIVPLNVPRTAIKDTTLGEYTIPKGTMVWGILTSVLFDESEWETPHIFNPGHFLDGEGNFRKRDAFMAFSAGKRACPGEQLARMELFLFFTSLLQRFTFSPPPGVEPSLDFRMGMTLCPKPYKLCATSR, encoded by the exons ATGACTGAATGCGCAATGCCTGCTTTATCCGTGCTCTCGTTTTTGGAATTCTTCGATGTTaaattttgttcagtttttctcgtgtttttaatatttgccgacattttaaaaaacaaaccccAGAAGAACTTCCCCCCAGGCCCGTTGTCATTACCTATTGTCGGTGACCTCCTTCGCATCGATCCTTTTAAACTCCATCTTCAGATGGCAAAG TTTAAGGACCAATATGGAGATATTTTTAGTCTTCGACTTGGACGAAGGATTGTTGTTCTGAATGGTTTCAAACTAATCAAAGAGGCATTTGTTCAACATGGTGAAAACTTTGTGGATCGGTCATCATTACCATCAATCACAGACATCAACCAAAACAATG GTTTGGTTTTCTCCAATGGCTATATGTGGAAGCAGCAGAGAAGGTTTGCTCTCATGACTCTGAAGAATTTTGGAGTGGGCAAGAGGAGTCTTGAGTCCTCCATCCAGGTGGAGTGTAAGTGGCTGAATGAAGCCATGGGAAATGAACAAG GCCAACCATTTGATCCTCAGTTCACTGTTAACAATGCTGTCTCTAACATTATCTGTTGCCTGGTGTTTGGAGATCGGTTTGAGTATGGTGATGACTACTTCCAAAATCTGCTGAGATTAATAAATGAAGTCATCTATTTACATGGAAGCATATGGGCTCAG acgtACAATGTCGTTCCCTGGATAATGCGAAGGTTACCAGGACCCCACCAAAAAATCTTCTCCCATTCTGAAATGCTGATAAACTttgttaaattgaaaattaaGGAACACAGAGGTGACTGGGACCCGTCAGCTCCCAGAGACTACATTGACTGCTTCCTGAGTGAGATGGAAAAG GTTGAAAAAGATGTAGAGGCAGGTTTTAATGAGGAGAATTTGTGTATCTGCACACTGGATCTATTTGTGGTAGGAAGTGAGACCACATCAACCACACTGTATTGGGCTCTACTGTACATGATCAAGTATCCCGATGTACAAG AGAAGGTCCAGGCTGAGATAGACAGAGTGATTGGGCCACAACGCCAGCCATTCATGGCAGACAGAGCCAACATGCCCTACACTGATGCTGTGATCCATGAAATACAGAGGATGGGAAACATTGTGCCCCTTAATGTGCCTAGAACGGCCATCAAGGACACCACACTTGGAGAGTATACCATACCAAAG GGTACAATGGTGTGGGGAATTTTAACATCTGTACTGTTTGATGAGTCTGAATGGGAGACTCCACACATCTTCAATCCAGGACATTTCCTGGATGGAGAGGGGAACTTCAGAAAGAGAGATGCCTTCATGGCATTCTCAGCAG GTAAGAGGGCGTGTCCAGGCGAGCAACTCGCTCGGATGGAGTTGTTCCTCTTCTTCACCTCTCTTCTCCAGAGATTCaccttctctcctcccccaggAGTGGAGCCCAGTCTGGACTTCAGAATGGGAATGACACTCTGCCCAAAGCCTTACAAGCTCTGTGCCACCTCCCGCTGA
- the LOC118772505 gene encoding cytochrome P450 2J2-like isoform X2, with the protein MILHTLLEWLDIKGVLLFLFLFLLLADVLKNKNPANFPPGPWPLPFLGNVFTGGDYLTMNKLAEEYGNVFSLRRGSEKTVFVSGYKMVKEALVNQGESFTDRPVTPLFHEIFKGRGLSLSNGYMWRKQQQFALAFLKNFGEGRKTLELHILKECDFLCEAIREEQGGAFDPHVKINNAVANIIGSLVFGHRFEYGDVNFQKILRMSAESVYLTGSYGAQLYDAFPWLLKFFPGPHQTVISNYNKLADFLRHKIEEHREDWDPQSDPRDYIDSYFLEIEKRKNDTEAGFSVENLAFCTVDLFEGGAETTTNTMRWALLFMMKYPDVQEKVQAEIDRVIGQSRQPTMADRANMPYTDAVLHETQRMGNIVPLNMTRISSKDTILGGYFLPKGTVIVTNLSSVLRDKNEWETPETFNPGHFLDSEGRFRRREAFLPFSAGRRACLGEYLARTELFLIFTYLLQKFIFSPPPGVEPSLESQLGFTQSPKPFKMCVSIR; encoded by the exons ATGATTCTGCATACATTGCTGGAGTGGCTGGACATTAAGGGCgtcctgctctttctctttttgttccTGCTTCTGGCTGATGTCCTGAAGAATAAAAATCCAGCTAATTTCCCACCGGGACCCTGGCCATTGCCTTTCCTGGGAAATGTCTTCACTGGCGGTGATTACCTGACAATGAACAAG CTTGCTGAGGAGTATGGCAATGTCTTCAGTCTGAGGAGGGGCAGTGAGAAGACAGTGTTTGTATCCGGTTATAAAATGGTGAAGGAAGCTTTGGTGAATCAGGGAGAAAGCTTTACTGACCGTCCTGTGACTCCTCTTTTTCATGAAATCTTTAAGGGTCGTG GCTTGTCTTTGAGCAATGGCTACATGTGGCggaaacagcagcagtttgCTCTAGCCTTCTTAAAGAACTTTGGAGAGGGCAGAAAGACACTGGAGCTCCACATTCTGAAGGAGTGTGACTTCCTCTGTGAGGCCATCAGAGAAGAGCAGG GAGGAGCCTTTGACCCACATGTAAAGATAAACAATGCTGTTGCCAATATCATCGGGTCCCTGGTGTTCGGCCATCGCTTTGAGTATGGCGACGTGAATTTCCAAAAGATTCTACGCATGAGCGCTGAATCCGTCTACTTAACAGGCTCATATGGCGCTCAG CTCTACGATGCCTTCCCGTGGCTCCTAAAGTTTTTCCCTGGCCCTCATCAAACCGTCATCTCAAACTACAACAAGCTGGCAGACTTTCTGAGACACAAGATAGAGGAGCACAGGGAAGACTGGGACCCTCAGTCTGATCCTCGGGACTACATTGACTCCTATTTCCTGGAAATTGAGAAG agaaaaaatgacacagaggcCGGATTCAGTGTTGAGAATTTGGCATTTTGCACTGTGGACCTGTTTGAAGGTGGGGCAGAAACTACAACTAACACTATGCGTTGGGCTCTCCTCTTCATGATGAAGTACCCAGATGTGCAAG AGAAGGTCCAGGCTGAGATAGACAGGGTAATTGGACAATCACGCCAGCCCACCATGGCAGACAGAGCCAACATGCCCTACACTGATGCTGTGCTCCATGAGACACAGAGGATGGGAAACATTGTGCCTCTGAACATGACCCGGATCAGCAGCAAAGACACTATACTGGGAGGATACTTTCTGCCTAAG GGTACAGTCATCGTCACTaatctctcctctgtgctgcgTGACAAAAATGAGTGGGAGACACCTGAAACCTTCAATCCAGGACATTTCCTGGATTCTGAGGGCCGGTTTCGGAGAAGGGAAGCGTTCCTCCCATTTTCAGCAG GTAGGAGGGCTTGCCTGGGGGAGTATTTGGCTCGAACGGAGCTGTTCCTGATCTTTACATACCTTCTCCAGAAGTTCATCTTCTCTCCTCCACCTGGAGTTGAGCCCAGCCTGGAAAGTCAGCTTGGGTTCACCCAATCCCCAAAGCCTTTTAAGATGTGTGTCTCTATTCGCTGA
- the LOC118772505 gene encoding cytochrome P450 2J2-like isoform X3, with amino-acid sequence MILHTLLEWLDIKGVLLFLFLFLLLADVLKNKNPANFPPGPWPLPFLGNVFTGGDYLTMNKLAEEYGNIFSLRRGSMKVVFISGYKMVKEALIKQGENLSDRPVIPLFHKVFKGLGLALSNGYLWKSQRRFANAHLKHFAEGKKTLEWSIMQECNFLCQALEEEQGGPFDPQFTINNAVSNVISSVVFGRRFDYHDERFQTLLRLDAEVALLAGCMTAQLYDVMPGLMKYLPGPHQTIHSNYAKIVAFLKEEIEKHKENWDPSDPRDYIDTYLGEMERKKDDSEAGFCTETLTVCALDLFEAGTESASTTLRWGLLFMMKHPEIQKKVQAEIDRVIGQSRQPTMADRPNLPYTDAVVHEIQRMGNVVPLGFPKMANKDTTLGGYFIPKGAMVVTNLSSVLNDKNEWETPDIFNPGHFLDSEGHFLRREAFLPFSAGKRACLGEQLARMELFLYFTSLLQRFTLSPPPGVELDLEGQLGFTLSPKPFKMCFLDR; translated from the exons ATGATTCTGCATACATTGCTGGAGTGGCTGGACATTAAGGGCgtcctgctctttctctttttgttccTGCTTCTGGCTGATGTCCTGAAGAATAAAAATCCAGCTAATTTCCCACCGGGACCCTGGCCATTGCCTTTCCTGGGAAATGTCTTCACTGGCGGTGATTACCTGACAATGAACAAG CTTGCTGAGGAGTATGGCAATATCTTCAGTCTGAGGAGGGGCAGTATGAAGGTGGTGTTTATATCTGGTTATAAAATGGTGAAGGAGGCTTTAATCAAGCAAGGAGAGAACTTGTCGGACCGGCCAGTAATTCCTCTTTTCCATAAAGTGTTTAAAGGACTTG GTTTGGCTTTAAGCAACGGATACCTGTGGAAAAGCCAGAGAAGGTTTGCAAATGCCCACTTGAAGCACTTTGCCGAGGGCAAGAAAACTCTGGAGTGGAGTATTATGCAGGAGTGCAACTTCCTCTGTCAGGCcttggaggaggagcagg GAGGACCCTTCGACCCCCAGTTTACAATAAACAATGCCGTTTCCAATGTCATCTCTTCTGTGGTGTTCGGCCGTCGTTTTGATTACCACGATGAACGTTTCCAGACCCTCCTACGCTTGGATGCCGAAGTCGCCCTCTTAGCAGGATGTATGACTGCTCAG CTATATGATGTCATGCCGGGACTTATGAAGTATTTGCCAGGACCTCATCAAACCATACACTCAAACTATGCTAAAATTGTTGCTTTTCTAAAAGAAGAAATAGAAAAGCACAAGGAGAACTGGGATCCATCTGATCCACGTGACTACATTGACACCTAtttgggagagatggagagg AAAAAGGATGACAGTGAGGCTGGATTCTGTACAGAGACCCTGACAGTGTGTGCCCTTGACTTGTTTGAGGCTGGGACAGAGTCAGCTTCAACTACCTTGCGCTGGGGCCTCCTGTTCATGATGAAGCACCCAGAGATACAGA AGAAGGTCCAGGCTGAGATAGACAGAGTGATTGGACAGTCACGTCAGCCCACCATGGCTGACAGACCCAACCTGCCCTACACTGATGCTGTGGTCCATGAGATACAGAGGATGGGTAATGTTGTGCCATTGGGCTTTCCAAAAATGGCCAACAAGGATACCACATTAGGGGGATACTTTATACCCAAG GGTGCAATGGTGGTAACAAATCTTTCCTCTGtactgaatgacaaaaatgagtGGGAGACACCAGACATCTTCAATCCGGGACATTTTCTGGATTCTGAGGGCCACTTTCTGAGAAGGGAAGCATTCCTCCCGTTTTCAGCAG GCAAAAGGGCATGTCTAGGGGAGCAGCTGGCTCGGATGGAGCTGTTCCTCTACTTCACCTCTCTTCTCCAAaggttcactctctctcctccccctggAGTGGAGCTGGATCTTGAAGGCCAGCTTGGGTTCACCCTATCCCCAAAGCCCTTCAAGATGTGCTTTTTGGATCGCTGA
- the LOC118772505 gene encoding cytochrome P450 2J2-like isoform X1: protein MILHTLLEWLDIKGFLLFLFLFLLLADILKNKNPPNFPPGPWPLPFLGNVFTGVDYMTMDKLAEEYGNVFSLRRGSEKTVFVSGYKMVKEALVNQGESFTDRPVTPLFHEIFKGRGLSLSNGYMWRKQQQFALAFLKNFGEGRKTLELHILKECDFLCEAIREEQGGAFDPHVKINNAVANIIGSLVFGHRFEYGDVNFQKILRMSAESVYLTGSYGAQLYDAFPWLLKFFPGPHQTVISNYNKLADFLRHKIEEHREDWDPQSDPRDYIDSYFLEIEKRKNDTEAGFSVENLAFCTVDLFEGGAETTTNTMRWALLFMMKYPDVQEKVQAEIDRVIGQSRQPTMADRANMPYTDAVLHETQRMGNIVPLNMTRISSKDTILGGYFLPKGTVIVTNLSSVLRDKNEWETPETFNPGHFLDSEGRFRRREAFLPFSAGRRACLGEYLARTELFLIFTYLLQKFIFSPPPGVEPSLESQLGFTQSPKPFKMCVSIR from the exons ATGATTTTGCATACATTGCTGGAGTGGCTGGACATTAAGggcttcctgctctttctctttttgttccTGCTTCTGGCTGATATTCTGAAGAATAAAAATCCACCTAATTTCCCACCGGGACCCTGGCCATTGCCTTTCCTGGGAAATGTCTTCACTGGCGTTGATTACATGACAATGGACAAG CTTGCTGAGGAGTATGGCAATGTCTTCAGTCTGAGGAGGGGCAGTGAGAAGACAGTGTTTGTATCCGGTTATAAAATGGTGAAGGAAGCTTTGGTGAATCAGGGAGAAAGCTTTACTGACCGTCCTGTGACTCCTCTTTTTCATGAAATCTTTAAGGGTCGTG GCTTGTCTTTGAGCAATGGCTACATGTGGCggaaacagcagcagtttgCTCTAGCCTTCTTAAAGAACTTTGGAGAGGGCAGAAAGACACTGGAGCTCCACATTCTGAAGGAGTGTGACTTCCTCTGTGAGGCCATCAGAGAAGAGCAGG GAGGAGCCTTTGACCCACATGTAAAGATAAACAATGCTGTTGCCAATATCATCGGGTCCCTGGTGTTCGGCCATCGCTTTGAGTATGGCGACGTGAATTTCCAAAAGATTCTACGCATGAGCGCTGAATCCGTCTACTTAACAGGCTCATATGGCGCTCAG CTCTACGATGCCTTCCCGTGGCTCCTAAAGTTTTTCCCTGGCCCTCATCAAACCGTCATCTCAAACTACAACAAGCTGGCAGACTTTCTGAGACACAAGATAGAGGAGCACAGGGAAGACTGGGACCCTCAGTCTGATCCTCGGGACTACATTGACTCCTATTTCCTGGAAATTGAGAAG agaaaaaatgacacagaggcCGGATTCAGTGTTGAGAATTTGGCATTTTGCACTGTGGACCTGTTTGAAGGTGGGGCAGAAACTACAACTAACACTATGCGTTGGGCTCTCCTCTTCATGATGAAGTACCCAGATGTGCAAG AGAAGGTCCAGGCTGAGATAGACAGGGTAATTGGACAATCACGCCAGCCCACCATGGCAGACAGAGCCAACATGCCCTACACTGATGCTGTGCTCCATGAGACACAGAGGATGGGAAACATTGTGCCTCTGAACATGACCCGGATCAGCAGCAAAGACACTATACTGGGAGGATACTTTCTGCCTAAG GGTACAGTCATCGTCACTaatctctcctctgtgctgcgTGACAAAAATGAGTGGGAGACACCTGAAACCTTCAATCCAGGACATTTCCTGGATTCTGAGGGCCGGTTTCGGAGAAGGGAAGCGTTCCTCCCATTTTCAGCAG GTAGGAGGGCTTGCCTGGGGGAGTATTTGGCTCGAACGGAGCTGTTCCTGATCTTTACATACCTTCTCCAGAAGTTCATCTTCTCTCCTCCACCTGGAGTTGAGCCCAGCCTGGAAAGTCAGCTTGGGTTCACCCAATCCCCAAAGCCTTTTAAGATGTGTGTCTCTATTCGCTGA
- the LOC118772506 gene encoding cytochrome P450 2J2-like isoform X2, giving the protein MKVVFISGYKMVKEALIKQGENLSDRPVIPLFHKVFKGLGLALSNGYLWKSQRRFANAHLKHFAEGKKTLEWSIMQECNFLCQALEEEQGGPFDPQFTINNAVSNVISSVVFGRRFDYNDERFQTLLRLDAEAILLAGHMTAQLYDVMPGLMKYLPGPHQTIHSNYAKIVAFLKEEIEKHKENWDPSDPRDYIDTYLGEMERKKDDSEAGFCTETLTVCALDLFEAGTESVSTTLRWGLLFMMKHPEIQKKVQAEIDRVIGQSRQPTMADRPNLPYTDAVVHEIQRMGNVVPLGFPKMANKDTTLGGYFIPKGAMVVTNLSSVLNDKNEWETPDIFNPGHFLDSEGRFRRREAFLPFSAGKRACVGEQLARMELFLYFTSLLQRFTLSPPPGVELDLEGQLGFTLSPKPFKMCFLDR; this is encoded by the exons ATGAAGGTGGTGTTTATATCTGGTTACAAAATGGTGAAGGAGGCTTTAATCAAGCAAGGAGAGAACTTGTCAGACCGCCCAGTAATTCCTCTTTTCCATAAAGTGTTTAAAGGACTTG GTTTGGCTTTAAGCAACGGATACCTGTGGAAAAGCCAGAGAAGGTTTGCAAATGCCCACTTGAAGCACTTTGCCGAGGGCAAGAAAACTCTGGAGTGGAGTATTATGCAGGAGTGCAACTTCCTCTGTCAGGCcttggaggaggagcagg GAGGACCCTTCGACCCCCAGTTTACAATAAACAATGCCGTTTCCAATGTCATCTCTTCTGTGGTGTTCGGCCGTCGTTTTGATTACAACGATGAACGTTTCCAGACCCTCCTACGCTTGGATGCCGAAGCCATCCTCTTAGCAGGACATATGACTGCTCAG CTATATGATGTCATGCCGGGACTTATGAAGTATTTGCCAGGACCTCATCAAACCATACACTCAAACTATGCTAAAATTGTTGCTTTTCTAAAAGAAGAAATAGAAAAGCACAAGGAGAACTGGGATCCATCTGATCCACGTGACTACATTGACACCTAtttgggagagatggagagg AAAAAGGATGACAGTGAGGCTGGATTCTGTACAGAGACCCTGACAGTGTGTGCCCTTGACTTGTTTGAGGCTGGGACAGAGTCAGTTTCAACTACCTTGCGCTGGGGCCTCCTGTTCATGATGAAGCACCCAGAGATACAAA AGAAGGTCCAGGCTGAGATAGACAGAGTGATTGGACAGTCACGTCAGCCCACCATGGCTGACAGACCCAACCTGCCCTACACTGATGCTGTGGTCCATGAGATACAGAGGATGGGTAATGTTGTGCCATTGGGCTTTCCAAAAATGGCCAACAAGGATACCACATTAGGGGGATACTTTATACCCAAG GGTGCAATGGTGGTAACAAATCTTTCCTCTGtactgaatgacaaaaatgagtGGGAGACACCAGACATCTTCAATCCAGGACATTTTCTGGATTCTGAGGGCCGGTTTCGGAGAAGGGAAGCATTCCTCCCGTTTTCAGCAG GCAAAAGGGCATGTGTAGGGGAGCAGCTGGCTCGGATGGAGCTGTTCCTCTACTTCACCTCTCTTCTCCAAaggttcactctctctcctccccctggAGTGGAGCTGGATCTTGAAGGCCAGCTTGGGTTCACCCTTTCCCCAAAGCCCTTCAAGATGTGCTTTTTGGATCGCTGA